The following coding sequences lie in one Aigarchaeota archaeon genomic window:
- a CDS encoding FAD:protein FMN transferase translates to MGTSVTIMIVSDDVEHSKEAIEGAFSEVERVEAIMNVFDERSDVSKLNKQGYLDDAHEDLIYVIKEAEKISRLTGGIFDITIAPLIEYIDKNFSTNSESFEKGLKEVLELVDYSSVKIEGRSIRFLKKNMKIVLNAIAKGYAVDLAIEVLKKYGIKHALINAGGDIRTVGGKINNEPWNIGIRDPFHKEQQITVLKLYDNAVATSGSYERRIAQGILSHIVNPRRPLASEQVVSSTVICDRALIADALATSLCLMDPVHGISVIEGLENTEAMLVLANKKIMKTDNFAAYELVLK, encoded by the coding sequence ATGGGAACTTCCGTCACTATCATGATTGTCTCTGATGACGTAGAGCATTCTAAAGAGGCGATTGAAGGTGCTTTTAGTGAAGTCGAAAGGGTTGAGGCAATCATGAACGTGTTCGATGAGAGAAGCGATGTTAGTAAACTTAACAAACAAGGTTATCTGGATGATGCGCATGAAGATCTGATCTACGTTATTAAGGAGGCTGAAAAGATAAGCAGACTAACTGGCGGTATTTTCGATATAACCATAGCCCCTCTGATAGAGTACATCGACAAGAACTTTTCAACCAACTCTGAATCTTTTGAAAAAGGACTAAAAGAGGTATTGGAGCTTGTTGATTATTCCTCCGTAAAGATAGAGGGAAGGAGCATAAGGTTTTTGAAAAAGAACATGAAGATTGTGCTGAACGCTATAGCCAAAGGCTATGCCGTGGATTTAGCGATCGAGGTTTTGAAAAAATATGGCATCAAACATGCATTAATAAACGCGGGCGGGGATATAAGGACCGTCGGCGGAAAGATAAACAACGAACCTTGGAATATTGGGATAAGGGACCCCTTTCATAAAGAACAGCAAATTACAGTTCTAAAACTTTATGACAATGCCGTTGCAACCAGTGGAAGTTATGAACGCAGAATAGCACAAGGGATTTTGAGCCACATAGTTAACCCAAGAAGACCTTTAGCGTCCGAGCAAGTTGTCAGCTCTACGGTGATATGTGACAGAGCGTTGATAGCCGATGCCCTTGCAACCAGCTTGTGTCTTATGGATCCAGTTCATGGTATAAGTGTTATAGAAGGTCTAGAAAACACGGAGGCCATGCTCGTTCTAGCGAATAAAAAAATCATGAAAACAGACAATTTTGCAGCCTACGAATTGGTTTTAAAGTAG